DNA sequence from the Candidatus Planktophila sulfonica genome:
CGCTGGGCTATGAGTCCTACTTCTTAACGGTTGCCGACATTACCGATATGGCGCGCGCTGCCGATATCCGGGTTGCAGCGCGTGGCAGTGGTGCAGGCTCACTTATCTGTCACCTGCTCGGAATATCCGGCGTCGATCCGATGGAACATGGTTTATTGATGGAGCGCTTCTGTTCACCGCTTCGTCGCGCACTTCCTGATATTGATATCGATGTTGAATCCGCACGCCGCCTCGAAATCTACGAGATGGTCTTTAAACGATATGGTGCACAAGATTGGAGCAAGCCTGGGCTGGTTTCACGATGTGCCACCGTTGCAATGGTCGACACATACCGGGCGCGTAATGCAATTCGCGATGCAGGGGCGGCGCTCGGCATGCCAGCAATGGAGATCGATCTCCTGGCAAAATCAATGCCACATATTCGCGCCGGCAATATCGATGCAGCGCTGAACTCACTGCCTGAACTTAAGAACCTCAATACATCGGCGCCTCTTACTCGCGCCACCATCGCACTTGCTGCACGCCTCGATGGCCTGCCTCGCCACTTAGCGATGCACCCATGCGCGATGGTCTTATCCGATGCAGCTTTTCTCGACCGCGCACCAGTGCAGATCAATGCTGGTGGTTTTCCTATGGTCGAATTCGATAAAGATGATGTTGAAGATATTGGTTTACTCAAACTCGACATCTTGGGAGTGCGTATGCAATCTGCCATCGCACATGCAGTACATGAAATCAAACGGGTTGAAGAGAAAGAGATTGATATCGATGCAGTGGCTCTCGATGACCTCGACACATATCAACTCATTCAATCAACGCGCACGCTGGGTATCTTCCAAGTGGAAAGCCCCGGACAACGCGAACTCGTTGGAAAACTTGAACCGCGCACCTTCAATGATTTGATTATCGATATCTCACTCTTTAGACCAGGGCCGGTAAAGAGCGACATGATTCGCCCATTCCTAGAAGCTCGCCACGGTTTTAGCCCTGCGCAGATCATTCATCCTGATTTGTTGCCCATCCTGTCCGAAACCGAAGGCGTTGTTGTCTTTCACGAACAAGTGATCTCGATTATCTCTGTCATGACAGGCATTTCATTAGCTGCTGCCGATGAAAAGCGCAGAGCGCTGGGGGATAGGGCTGGCCAACAAGAGGTCTGCGATTGGTTCTTTCCTGCCGCAACCGAACGTGGCTATGAACTGAAAGTCATCACTGAGATCTGGGATGTACTGCGCGCCTTTGCATCCTTTGGTTTCTGTAAAGCACATGCTGCTGCCTTTGCCCTGCCCACATATCAATCGGCATGGCTGAAGACTCATCACCCGGCAGCTTTTATCGCAGGTGTACTGACACACGATCCCGGCATGTATCCCAAGCGGTTACTGCTCGATGAAGCGCGCCAGATGGGTGTGGGTATCGCACCTCTTGATATCAATAAATCTTCTATCGATTATCACGTCGAACGCACACTCGATGGCGATGCAATCCGTATTGCGTTCTCAACTGTTGCAGGAATATCGGATAAAGAAATTACCTCCATCATTGCGGGCCAGCCCTATATCGATCTCGCCGATTTCTATCGCAGATCAGGTGCATCAGTGCCGGTAATCGAAAACCTCATCATGACCGGTGCATTTGATTCAGTGCACACCAACCAACGCGATCTCTTGTTGCACTTTAGCGACCTACAGAAATCACCGGTTGCGCACTTGCCGGGTTCACAACTCACCTTTGGTTTTGCTGCCCCTGCTCTTGAAAGTAGCGGGCTACAACCGCTGAACACAGCAGAAAAAGTGCGCAGCGAAGTCGAACGCTTAGGCATGGATGTCACTCAACATATGCTCAGCTTCTACGCACCGTTTCTCAATGCCATCGGCGCTGTGAAATCTTCTGACTTACTTTCGCACCGTTCCAAATCATCAGTGCTGGTCGCCGGAGTCAAGGTCGCGCTGCAAACTCCGCCGGTGCGTTCAGGTCGCCGCGTTATCTTCTTAACTCTCGATGATGGTTATGGCTGCAGCGATTCAACATTCTTTCCTGATGCACAAGTCGATCATGCATCAACGCTCTATTCGACATCACTTCTTCTGGTGCGCGGTGAGACCCGTCGTACTGGTGCCCGTGGAATCTCTATCCGCGCAACAGCAGTGTGGGACTTGCGCCTGGCTTACGAAAAATGGCGTAGCCAAACAGATAGTGTGGCGATATGACCAGCGAGGAAGTACAGGAGTCAACAATCCTGCATGTCGATATGGATGCCTTCTATGCATCTGTCGCCGAACTCGATAATCCACAATACAAAGGTAAGGCGCTCGTTGTAGGCGCTGGTGTTCGCGGCGTTGTCTTGTCGGCAAATTACGAAGCTCGCAAATTTGGAATCCGCGCAGCAATGCCAGTGGGACGCGCAAAGCGAATGGCGCCGCATGCAATCTTTATCGCACCTGAACACCATAGATACTCTGAAATATCAGAACGCGTGATGGCGATCTTTAATTCCTATACACCGCTGGTTGAACCCATCTCACTCGACGAAGCATTTCTTGATGTCACGGGGTCGCAGAAGTTATTCGGTACAGGCCGTGAAATCGCCGCAAAGATTCGCACGCAAGTTGAGAAAGAGGAAGGCATTACCTGCTCCGTTGGAATCGCACCCTCTAAATTCATCGCAAAGCTGGCATCGCAACATTGCAAACCCAATGGCATGCTCGAAATTAAATCTGACCGTATTCTCGAATTCCTACATCCACTTCCTGTGCGCGCAATATGGGGAGTAGGGCCAAAGACTGCCGAGTCTCTTGATCGTTTAGGGCTGCATACCGTTGCTGATATCGCCAACACTCCGCGCTCTACACTGATTCGCGCACTAGGGGATGCAACAGGTGAATCTCTCTATGAACTTGCATGGGGGCGCGATTACCGCGATGTCGTTGTCAATGAACCTGAAAAAAGTATTGGTAACGAAGAAACCTTTTCTCGCGATATCGATAGCCCAGAAGAAATCTTGCGCGAATTCCTTCGTATGACCGAGAAAGCCACTGCACGACTTCGCGATGCCAATCTCTTTGCAAAGACAATCACCATCAAGATTAAATTTGCCGACTTCTCATCCATCACGCGATCAAAGACGTTGCCACTTGCCATCGATAGCACTCACGAAACTTATGAAGTAGTGAAGAAGTTGTATTTGGCTCTTCGCAACGATGGTGCCCGCATCCGTTTAGTCGGAGTATCACTCGGCAATCTTCAGGAAGATGTCCCGGTCCAGCTCGAACTCGGCGCCCGTGAACGAGGATGGCGAGAAGCAGATAGCGCTATAGATAAGGCCACAGCCCGTTTTGGAAGGGCCAGCGTGCGCCCAGGACGCTTGATTAAGCCTGAAAAGTCTCAAGATGAGGCGTAAGTAGCGCGTATTTACGAACTGTTCTATTCTGCACATATGGCTCTCTCCGATCGCGAACGTCGCCTCTTGGCCGAGATGGAAGCTGCTCTGGCCACTGATGACCCACGCCTTGAATCCCGCCTAGGAGCCACAACCCTTGCACCGGCACGTCCACGCTTATTGCTGGGCGCTGCTGCAACCCTTGCTGGAATTGCCATCCTCTTCGGTGGCTTGATCTCAAAGACCACACCTATTGGCGTTGCCGGATTCCTTGTAGCTCTCTTTGGCGTACTGACCTTGGTCCGCTCACTGGGATCGATTACTAAGGGTTCACCTCGCACAAAGGCGCCTCGCACATCCTTAAGCGCTCGCCTGGAAGAGCGTTGGAATCGACGTGACTTTCAGCAGTAAGTAGACCAATACCCACAAGCCCTGGCCTTCGGTCGGGGCTTTTTTTGCGCCCAAAAACAGGTGGGGAGAGGTGGGGCGAGATAGGGAAAATATTGGTGAATAGTGGTGTAAAAAGGGGGAAAGTGGTGTAAAGTGGGGAATTGAGCGAGGAATACACGCTCAAACCAACTTGGGGAAGGTGGTGAAGACAATGTTTCTAGGCACACACGAACCACGCCTTGATGAAAAAGGCCGTCTCATCCTTCCTGCCAAATTCCGTGAAGATCTCTCATCAGGTCTAGTTATCACCAAGGGACAAGAGCGATGCCTCTATGTCTTCCCAGCTGCTGAATTCGCAACGATCACTGAAACGTTGCGCCAAGCCCCAGTGACTGCAAAGAGCGCTCGCGATTACCAGCGCGTGATGTTTGCAGGCGCCCACGATGAAATTCCTGACCGCCAAGGTCGCGTCACCATCCCACAAGGTCTTCGCACATATGCAGGCCTTGAAAAAGAGTGCGTTGTTATCGGCGCAAATACTCGCGTTGAAATTTGGGATAGCGCTGCATGGAACGAATACCTCGCTGATCGCGAAAAGAGTTTTGCTGATGTCTCCGAAGAAGTTTTTCCGGGACTTTTTTAGAACATCAGCAAAAAACATTTAAAACAACTAAATAGCACAACTGAATAGCACGACCGAAGAACACAACTACATAGAGCGCTCATTTGTGGCCACCGCCGACCTTTCCATTCATGTTAGGCCGGCAGCGACGTCCCTTCCCCGGCGTCGCTATCGAAAAAGATCCGTCGGCCGGCGGTGACCAGAGATGAGCGCTCGAAGTTATTGCACAGCAATAAAAAGTTAATGAAACGAAGTAAGAGAACGGGGGAGAAGATGCAACATATATCTGTAATGCGCGATCGCTGCGTCGATCTGCTTGCTCCCGCAATTCTTGCTTCTTCAAATCCTGTTGTTGTTGATGGAACTCTCGGTCTCGGTGGACATACAGAAGCTCTCTTGCAGCGTTTTGAAAACCTTACTGTTATTGGAATTGATCGCGATGAAATCGCACTAGAGCGCGCAACAAAGCGCCTTGCACCGTATGCAGATCGCCTCAAGACAGCGCATTGCGTCTTTGATCAGATTTCAACTGTTGTAGAAGGCTTTGGATATAGTCACATTAATGGCGCCCTCTTTGACCTTGGTGTCTCATCAATCCAACTCGATGAAACAGATCGTGGATTCTCTTATTCACAAGATGCGCCACTTGATATGCGTATGGATCGCAGCCGCGGAATTACAGCATCAGAGATTCTCAATACTTACGAACCAGGCAAGCTAGTTCAAATTCTTCGCACTTACGGTGAAGAGAAGTTTGCAACTCGTATTGTTGAAAATATCGTCAAAGCACGCGCAAAGGCGCCACTGAATTCAACAACTGAATTGGCAACTCTTGTAAAAGAGAGCATCCCTGCAGCTACACGTCGCACAGGTGGCAACCCTGCAAAGCGCACTTTCCAAGCACTTCGCATTGAGGCTAATGACGAACTTGGCGCAATCACTCGCGCACTTCCTGATGCACTTGAACTTCTCATGGTGGGTGGTCGTCTCGTGGTGATGTCTTTCCAGTCACTTGAAGATCGCATCGTTAAAGAGGTCTTTGCAGAGGCGTCAACGTCGAAATCTCCACGCAATCTTCCTATCGAACTTCCTGAATATGCAGCGAAGTTCTCACTTGTCTTCCGCTCAAGTGAGACTCCAACTGCAGAAGAGCTCGAATCCAATCCACGTTCGGCATCAGTTCGCCTTCGTGCAATCGAGAGGGTGGCTGCCTAATGTCTCTGGCTACCGCTCGTAAAGTTTCAACTGCTCGTCCTGTTACAAAGAAATCTGCGCCTAAGGCAAAGAAGCAGGTATCAGAGCGCACCGCCGAGATTATTTCGGGTCTCTTCCCTGAAATTTCATCTGGTGCCCGCGCAACACATAAATACTTTGCGACATTCTTAACTGTTGTCAGTGCAGCAGGCTTCCTCGTACTTCTTGGAGTTAACACACTCCTAGCTCAAGATGCATTCACACTCTCTAATCTCAAGACAGAAGCGAAGGCTGTAGCTGATCAACGCGATGCAGTAAATCGCCAGATTGATTCTTATGCTGCTCCTGAGAAGTTAGCTGCTGCTGCTGCAGCTCTTGGAATGCGCCCATCTGAGACCCCGGTCTTCCTTGATCTCACAACGCCAGAAGGCGGTGTAGCAAATGGGTAACCTGCTCTTATCTAAAGCCCGCATCAATATTTTAATTATCGGAATTTTCGTCCTCTTTACAATCCTGGCAGCACAGCTCTTTAGAGTGCAGGTTGTTCAGGCAAGTAATTACCAGGAAAAGGCTGCCAATGAGATGCAGTCAACACGCACAATTCCAGCTCAACGCGGTGAAATCACAGATATTAACGGCGTCGCCTTTGCTCGCAGCGTTTCAGCAATCACCATCGTCGTCGATCAGACACAAATCACTGATCCTGCGCGAGTTGCAAACTTTGTTGCTCCCATCTTGGGTCTGTCCGCTGCTGATGTTCAAGAGAACATCACAGGCACCCGAAAGTACTCAATTGTTCTTAAGAATGGTCGCCCAGCTCTCTGGGATAAGTTGACCGAAGCAATTTATGAATACAACAAAGCTCTTGATGATAAGTACTTTGATAAGCGCATCATCGGCTTCTTCCCAGAGCGTTCATATATCCGCGAATATCCATCAGGGCAGCTGATTTCATCACTCGTTGGTTTCGTTCGCGCTGATGGAATTGGTGCAACCGGAATCGAATCAAGTTTGAACTCAATCATCACCGGCACAGATGGCAAGTATTCATATGCACGTGGCTATGGAGCTGAAATCCCTGGTTCACAGCGCGAAATCGTTGCAGCAAAGGCCGGCACAAATATTCGTCTCACCATCAATCGCGATGTGCAGTGGGTTGCATCTAAGGCAATCGCCGATGCAGTCAAGAGCGCGAACGCAGTCAGCGGCACCGTCATTGTGATGGATCCAAAAACAGGCGCCATCGTCGCTCACGCTACGGCTCCAACATTTAATCCAAATAACACAAAGAATGTGCCTCTTGCATTGATGCGTAACCCATCTGTCCAAGATGTCTACGAACCAGGATCAACTGGAAAAGTTATGACAATGGCGGCAGCTCTTGAAGAGAAGACAATTACTCCAACAACAGTATTTACAGTGCCTTACATGCTCAAGCGCGGTGGTTCTCCGTTCCACGATCACGAACCACATCCAACTCAACAGCTGACATCTTCAGGAATCCTCGCTGTTTCCAGTAACACTGGAACAATTAAAGTTGGCGAAACCATGAGCAATGACACGCTCCACAGCTACCTCACTAGATTCGGTATTGGCATCAAGACAGGTTCCGGACTTCCAGGTGAATCTGCAGGATTGCTTCGCCCGGTTTCAAACTGGTCTGGAACTACTGCTCCAACAGTTGCATTCGGTCAGGGATACTCAGTAACAGCAATGCAGGCCACTAGCGTCTTTGCAACGATTGCTAATAACGGCGTGCGCGTCTCACCAACAGTTATTGCAGGAACAAGTGATCCATCAGGGCACTTCACTCCAACAGCAAATCGCTCTAGCGTTCGTGTCGTCAGCGAAGATACCGCAATCAAACTTCGTCTCATGATGGAGAGCGTTGTTTCATCTCAGGGAACCGCGCCCAGTGCAGCGATACCTGGATATCGCGTTGCTGGCAAGACAGGTACCGCAATGAGATACGACCAGAAGACAGGTCGCTACAGCGGTTACACCGCATCATTTATTGGTTTCGCTCCTGCAGATGCTCCTCGCTATGTCATCAGCGTTACTCTGCAAGATCCACGTAACGGCCACTACGGCGGTTCACTTGGTGGGCCTGTCTTTAAGAAGGTAATGACTTTCGTTCTTCAATCAGAGCACGTTGCACCAACTGGCACCAAGGTGCTTCCTGTTGCTCTTACAAAGTCTGAACTCACTCGAGCTCGCGCAACACAGGTAAGCGCAAAGAAGCAATGATTCGCACCCTCGCACCGTTTACTGCGACCCTCGAAGATACGGCGCAGTTGATAGGTGCATCTCTACACGGTGACAACGTCACCTTTACTGGCGTCACTCATGTGGATTCAGAAGTTGAAGCAGGCGATCTCTTTCTTGCAATTCCTGGGGCACGTGTACATGGTGCGACCTTCGTTCAAGCAGCGGTAAAGCGTGGTGCCGTTGCCGTTCTAACAGATGAAGCCGGCCTTGTTCACTGTTCTGGGATTCCGGCCCTCGTCGTTAAGGATGTCCGTACTGCAGGAGCACTTGCCGCTTCCTCTTTATATAAATATCCAACGCGTGATCTTGTCAGTATTGGAATTACCGGAACTAACGGAAAGACCACAGTTTCAACTCTGCTCTACCAAATCTTCGAAGCAGTTGGCCGCGAGACCGGTCTTATTGGCACTGTTGAAACGCGCATCGGCGCAGAAGTTGTAAAGAGCTCACGCACAACTCCTGAGGCAACTGAGCTTCAAGCACTTGCCGCTGTCATGCGCGAACGTCATATGCGCCATCTAGTTATGGAAGTTTCCAGCCATGCACTCTCTTTAAAGCGCACGAAAGGTAGCCACTTCTCCATAGCTGCCTTCACCAACCTCTCGCAAGATCACTTAGATTTTCACCACGATATGGATTCGTATTTTGCAGCCAAGGCGCAACTCTTTACCTCTGAATATGCCGAACAAGGATTTATCAATATAGATTCACCATACGGTCAGCGCATTGTTACCGAGGCAGCGATTCCCGTTACAACGGTCTCGCGAGCAAATAAAGAAGCTACCTGGCACTTCACAGAGACTCACAACGTTTCTCGCGGAATCGAATTCAGTATTCGTGGCGCAGGCGGAATCTTGATTGAATCACGTACTCGACTCTTTGGTGGATACAACCTCGACAACTTATTACTTGCGATTGCTATCGCCGTTGAATGCGGAATTGATCCCATAGAACTTGCGGCGATTATTCCAACGCTATCTGGTGCACCAGGTCGTCTTGAATCGGTTTCACTTGGTCAGCGTTATGCAGCGCTGGTTGATTACGCGCATTCACCCGATGCGGTAAGCAACGTCCTTGCGGCAGCTCGCGAATTTACAACAGGCAAAATCATTGCTGTTCTTGGTTGCGGGGGAGACCGCGACTCTTCCAAGCGTCCGCTCATGGGTTCAGCGTTGGTACAGGGCGCTGATATTGCAATCTTTACCAGCGACAATCCACGATCAGAATCTCCAAGCGAGATACTTTCTCAGATGACAGCCTCGCTTACCTACAACGCACCTTCTCAAATCATTGAAGATCGCAGCGATGCAATTTGTGCAGCTGTCGCTCTCGCATCAGATGGAGATACAGTCTTAGTTCTCGGCAAAGGACATGAAACCGGACAAGAAGTAGCAGGCGTAGTGACACCCTTCGATGATCGCATTGCGCTGGCGCAAGCGATAGAGGCCAAGCCATGATTGCAATGAAAGCATCTGAAATCGCATCAGTTATTCAAGGAACACTGCACGGTGATGACGTCACGGTGACAGAAGCAGCTGTTATTAACTCTGCCGAAGCAACTCCCGGCTCACTCTTCTTAGCAATCAAAGGCGAAAAGGTAGATGGGCACGACTATGTAGCTGATGCTCGATCTCATGGCGCAGTGCTGACCATTTCAACGAAGTCAGTCGAAGGTTCACACATCGTTGTATCCGATGTAGTAGTAGCTTTGGGCAAACTTGCACAGCATGTTCGTAGCAACTTGCTTAATCTCACCGTCATCGGAATTACCGGCTCACAGGGAAAGACGACGACAAAAGAATTATTGGCGACTGTTCTTTCATCAGCGGCGCCAACAGTTGCACCCCACGGAAATTTCAATAATGAAATTGGCGCTCCG
Encoded proteins:
- a CDS encoding UDP-N-acetylmuramoyl-L-alanyl-D-glutamate--2,6-diaminopimelate ligase, with the translated sequence MIRTLAPFTATLEDTAQLIGASLHGDNVTFTGVTHVDSEVEAGDLFLAIPGARVHGATFVQAAVKRGAVAVLTDEAGLVHCSGIPALVVKDVRTAGALAASSLYKYPTRDLVSIGITGTNGKTTVSTLLYQIFEAVGRETGLIGTVETRIGAEVVKSSRTTPEATELQALAAVMRERHMRHLVMEVSSHALSLKRTKGSHFSIAAFTNLSQDHLDFHHDMDSYFAAKAQLFTSEYAEQGFINIDSPYGQRIVTEAAIPVTTVSRANKEATWHFTETHNVSRGIEFSIRGAGGILIESRTRLFGGYNLDNLLLAIAIAVECGIDPIELAAIIPTLSGAPGRLESVSLGQRYAALVDYAHSPDAVSNVLAAAREFTTGKIIAVLGCGGDRDSSKRPLMGSALVQGADIAIFTSDNPRSESPSEILSQMTASLTYNAPSQIIEDRSDAICAAVALASDGDTVLVLGKGHETGQEVAGVVTPFDDRIALAQAIEAKP
- a CDS encoding peptidoglycan D,D-transpeptidase FtsI family protein encodes the protein MGNLLLSKARINILIIGIFVLFTILAAQLFRVQVVQASNYQEKAANEMQSTRTIPAQRGEITDINGVAFARSVSAITIVVDQTQITDPARVANFVAPILGLSAADVQENITGTRKYSIVLKNGRPALWDKLTEAIYEYNKALDDKYFDKRIIGFFPERSYIREYPSGQLISSLVGFVRADGIGATGIESSLNSIITGTDGKYSYARGYGAEIPGSQREIVAAKAGTNIRLTINRDVQWVASKAIADAVKSANAVSGTVIVMDPKTGAIVAHATAPTFNPNNTKNVPLALMRNPSVQDVYEPGSTGKVMTMAAALEEKTITPTTVFTVPYMLKRGGSPFHDHEPHPTQQLTSSGILAVSSNTGTIKVGETMSNDTLHSYLTRFGIGIKTGSGLPGESAGLLRPVSNWSGTTAPTVAFGQGYSVTAMQATSVFATIANNGVRVSPTVIAGTSDPSGHFTPTANRSSVRVVSEDTAIKLRLMMESVVSSQGTAPSAAIPGYRVAGKTGTAMRYDQKTGRYSGYTASFIGFAPADAPRYVISVTLQDPRNGHYGGSLGGPVFKKVMTFVLQSEHVAPTGTKVLPVALTKSELTRARATQVSAKKQ
- the dinB gene encoding DNA polymerase IV, with product MTSEEVQESTILHVDMDAFYASVAELDNPQYKGKALVVGAGVRGVVLSANYEARKFGIRAAMPVGRAKRMAPHAIFIAPEHHRYSEISERVMAIFNSYTPLVEPISLDEAFLDVTGSQKLFGTGREIAAKIRTQVEKEEGITCSVGIAPSKFIAKLASQHCKPNGMLEIKSDRILEFLHPLPVRAIWGVGPKTAESLDRLGLHTVADIANTPRSTLIRALGDATGESLYELAWGRDYRDVVVNEPEKSIGNEETFSRDIDSPEEILREFLRMTEKATARLRDANLFAKTITIKIKFADFSSITRSKTLPLAIDSTHETYEVVKKLYLALRNDGARIRLVGVSLGNLQEDVPVQLELGARERGWREADSAIDKATARFGRASVRPGRLIKPEKSQDEA
- the rsmH gene encoding 16S rRNA (cytosine(1402)-N(4))-methyltransferase RsmH, with the protein product MKRSKRTGEKMQHISVMRDRCVDLLAPAILASSNPVVVDGTLGLGGHTEALLQRFENLTVIGIDRDEIALERATKRLAPYADRLKTAHCVFDQISTVVEGFGYSHINGALFDLGVSSIQLDETDRGFSYSQDAPLDMRMDRSRGITASEILNTYEPGKLVQILRTYGEEKFATRIVENIVKARAKAPLNSTTELATLVKESIPAATRRTGGNPAKRTFQALRIEANDELGAITRALPDALELLMVGGRLVVMSFQSLEDRIVKEVFAEASTSKSPRNLPIELPEYAAKFSLVFRSSETPTAEELESNPRSASVRLRAIERVAA
- a CDS encoding DUF3040 domain-containing protein; its protein translation is MALSDRERRLLAEMEAALATDDPRLESRLGATTLAPARPRLLLGAAATLAGIAILFGGLISKTTPIGVAGFLVALFGVLTLVRSLGSITKGSPRTKAPRTSLSARLEERWNRRDFQQ
- a CDS encoding DNA polymerase III subunit alpha, producing the protein MSFIHLRTASAYSLKYGTTQPRDLVARASELEMPALALTDRDGMAGAIRFTKACVSHGIAPIIGINLPIRIGDLSGTLPRVTVLAHGDGGWRSLVRLYTGLQMNSLDRTAVLTPELLEKFSEYTSNLHLLHGPESPVSQALATHRFDAALDIFNQTRDLFADHAIECVSHLVAGSGPRSTAHAARSLIFARDNDIDAVITNAVRMRDRADGPVADVLDCARQLVPLHPRNVERRNSEAFLKSSDEMIALAAEISRAAGERTPRALLKTTRQWAERAVLSPHRDIGLGGIHLPEPHVVGADSPAAMRALLRTRSEAGINWRYNDGATIAKARARLDDELAIVATLGYESYFLTVADITDMARAADIRVAARGSGAGSLICHLLGISGVDPMEHGLLMERFCSPLRRALPDIDIDVESARRLEIYEMVFKRYGAQDWSKPGLVSRCATVAMVDTYRARNAIRDAGAALGMPAMEIDLLAKSMPHIRAGNIDAALNSLPELKNLNTSAPLTRATIALAARLDGLPRHLAMHPCAMVLSDAAFLDRAPVQINAGGFPMVEFDKDDVEDIGLLKLDILGVRMQSAIAHAVHEIKRVEEKEIDIDAVALDDLDTYQLIQSTRTLGIFQVESPGQRELVGKLEPRTFNDLIIDISLFRPGPVKSDMIRPFLEARHGFSPAQIIHPDLLPILSETEGVVVFHEQVISIISVMTGISLAAADEKRRALGDRAGQQEVCDWFFPAATERGYELKVITEIWDVLRAFASFGFCKAHAAAFALPTYQSAWLKTHHPAAFIAGVLTHDPGMYPKRLLLDEARQMGVGIAPLDINKSSIDYHVERTLDGDAIRIAFSTVAGISDKEITSIIAGQPYIDLADFYRRSGASVPVIENLIMTGAFDSVHTNQRDLLLHFSDLQKSPVAHLPGSQLTFGFAAPALESSGLQPLNTAEKVRSEVERLGMDVTQHMLSFYAPFLNAIGAVKSSDLLSHRSKSSVLVAGVKVALQTPPVRSGRRVIFLTLDDGYGCSDSTFFPDAQVDHASTLYSTSLLLVRGETRRTGARGISIRATAVWDLRLAYEKWRSQTDSVAI
- the mraZ gene encoding division/cell wall cluster transcriptional repressor MraZ produces the protein MFLGTHEPRLDEKGRLILPAKFREDLSSGLVITKGQERCLYVFPAAEFATITETLRQAPVTAKSARDYQRVMFAGAHDEIPDRQGRVTIPQGLRTYAGLEKECVVIGANTRVEIWDSAAWNEYLADREKSFADVSEEVFPGLF